The Fortiea contorta PCC 7126 genome has a segment encoding these proteins:
- a CDS encoding beta strand repeat-containing protein, with protein MPPPQVTPPKPQALRHLLTVTPANASGVNATAVGRGAMASAGSATATGDSANASAMNATAVGKGTVANQQNATATGNTAQATGGSASAYGDAANASGVNATAVGRGATASAGSATATGDAANASGVNATAVGKGTVANQQNATATGNTAQATGASASAYGDAANASGLNATAVGKGTVANQQNATATGNTAQATGASASAYGDAANASGVNATAVGRGAMASGVSAIATGDAANASGQNAIATGNSAQANQENAIATGNAAKAQGISAIATGNNATVGAGAAGSTAIGQNATVAANAANAIAVGTNAQATQNNAIATGNNAQAAGNSASAYGDGAHASKLNATAIGKGATASGDSAIATGDTASASGLNTTAIGKGATASGDSAVATGDTASASGLNTTAIGKGSTASGDSAIAAGDTANASRLNAIAIGKGSTASGDSAIATGDTAKASGQNAIAAGTNATANQQNATATGNAAQATGVSASAYGDAANASGQNAVAIGKTSTASAENTIATGTNATANQQNATATGNTAQATGVSASAYGDGAVASGMNAAAIGKTATASGSNAVATGTNATANQQNATATGNAAQATGASASAYGDGAVASGMNAAAIGKTATASGQNTVATGTNATANQQNATATGNAAQATAASASAYGDGAVASGVNATATGSKSTASGANAIASGNTAVASGQNSIASGTNARAVGDNSIATGLNTTATGLNATATGAGATAIGDNATATGAGAYAQGAFATATGAGTRAVGDNVIAIGKTVTADGSNATAYGSNATASGNNATTYGSNAAAIGSNSTAYGSDATAIQDNTSAYGYDAMASGVNATAVGAGATASGANSLASGAGNFNANTGTFEQAATASGNQSVATGFGANATKTNAIAVGAASALGESAIAIGQGAQASQLGTVAIGRNAQATGDPATAVGDSAVAAGIDSAAFAYRATANGNYATALGTATQASGVNSTAIGANATASGTNSTAIGAGAIATGANQIALGTPASYYTLPGLAPSGQFVGSDRQSGERRFVTVDQSGNLGTAAAFYDPATVEKIERGLVTLGEQIQSVGALAAALSSIPNTIASGSGGGCGVGAGVYGGAFAGAVGCVTRLTSTITFNAGGSFTSAPASSSYSSSSSFMGRIGLFFQF; from the coding sequence ATGCCACCGCCACAGGTAACACCGCCCAAGCCACAGGCGCTTCGGCATCTGCTTACGGTGACGCCGGCTAATGCGAGTGGAGTCAATGCTACAGCAGTGGGTAGAGGTGCTATGGCGTCTGCAGGAAGTGCGACTGCCACAGGTGACTCGGCTAATGCTAGCGCCATGAATGCCACAGCAGTGGGTAAAGGGACTGTAGCCAATCAGCAAAACGCCACCGCCACAGGTAACACCGCCCAAGCCACAGGTGGTTCTGCATCTGCTTATGGTGATGCAGCTAATGCCAGTGGAGTCAATGCTACAGCAGTGGGTAGAGGTGCTACGGCGTCTGCAGGAAGTGCGACTGCCACAGGTGATGCAGCTAATGCGAGTGGAGTCAATGCTACAGCAGTGGGTAAAGGAACTGTAGCCAATCAGCAAAACGCCACCGCCACAGGTAACACCGCCCAAGCTACAGGTGCTTCGGCATCTGCTTATGGTGATGCAGCTAATGCCAGTGGGTTAAATGCCACAGCAGTGGGTAAAGGCACTGTAGCCAATCAACAAAATGCCACCGCCACAGGTAACACCGCCCAAGCCACAGGCGCTTCGGCATCTGCTTACGGTGATGCAGCTAATGCTAGTGGAGTCAATGCTACTGCCGTTGGTAGAGGTGCTATGGCGTCTGGTGTGAGCGCGATCGCCACAGGTGATGCCGCCAATGCTAGTGGACAAAATGCGATCGCTACAGGTAACAGTGCCCAAGCAAATCAAGAAAATGCGATCGCCACAGGTAATGCTGCCAAAGCTCAGGGCATCTCAGCTATTGCTACAGGTAACAATGCTACCGTGGGCGCAGGTGCCGCAGGTTCTACTGCCATTGGACAAAATGCCACAGTAGCAGCCAATGCAGCTAATGCGATCGCTGTCGGCACTAATGCCCAAGCAACTCAAAATAATGCGATCGCCACAGGTAATAATGCTCAAGCTGCTGGTAATTCTGCATCAGCTTACGGTGATGGCGCTCATGCAAGTAAGCTGAATGCCACCGCCATTGGTAAAGGTGCTACAGCCTCCGGAGACAGTGCTATTGCCACAGGCGACACCGCCAGCGCCAGCGGACTCAATACCACAGCTATTGGTAAAGGTGCTACAGCCTCCGGGGACAGTGCTGTTGCCACAGGCGACACCGCCAGCGCCAGCGGACTCAATACCACAGCCATTGGTAAAGGTTCTACAGCCTCCGGAGACAGTGCGATCGCTGCAGGTGATACAGCTAACGCCAGTAGATTGAATGCGATCGCCATTGGTAAAGGTTCTACAGCCTCCGGAGACAGTGCGATCGCCACAGGTGATACAGCTAAGGCCAGTGGACAAAATGCTATAGCCGCAGGCACTAACGCCACAGCCAATCAGCAAAACGCCACCGCTACAGGTAACGCCGCCCAAGCCACAGGTGTTTCCGCATCCGCTTACGGCGACGCTGCTAATGCTAGCGGACAAAATGCTGTAGCCATTGGTAAAACTTCCACAGCATCTGCAGAAAATACTATAGCTACAGGCACTAACGCCACAGCCAATCAGCAAAACGCCACCGCCACAGGTAACACCGCCCAGGCCACAGGTGTTTCTGCATCCGCTTATGGTGATGGCGCGGTTGCTAGCGGGATGAACGCCGCCGCCATCGGTAAAACTGCTACTGCATCTGGTAGTAATGCGGTAGCTACAGGTACTAACGCCACAGCCAATCAGCAAAACGCCACCGCCACAGGTAACGCCGCCCAAGCCACAGGCGCTTCTGCGTCCGCTTATGGTGATGGCGCGGTTGCTAGCGGGATGAACGCCGCCGCCATCGGTAAAACTGCTACTGCATCTGGTCAAAATACCGTAGCTACAGGTACTAACGCCACAGCCAATCAGCAAAACGCCACCGCCACAGGTAACGCCGCCCAAGCTACCGCCGCTTCTGCATCCGCTTACGGTGATGGCGCGGTTGCTAGCGGAGTTAATGCTACAGCTACAGGGTCTAAATCTACCGCCAGTGGCGCCAACGCGATCGCTAGCGGTAACACTGCTGTTGCTAGCGGTCAAAATTCCATCGCTTCAGGTACCAATGCCAGAGCAGTTGGCGACAATTCCATTGCTACAGGTCTTAACACCACAGCCACTGGTTTAAATGCTACCGCTACCGGTGCTGGAGCCACAGCGATTGGAGACAATGCCACCGCCACTGGTGCTGGTGCTTACGCACAAGGTGCATTTGCTACCGCTACCGGCGCTGGTACCAGAGCCGTCGGCGATAACGTCATCGCCATTGGTAAAACTGTCACTGCCGATGGTAGTAATGCTACCGCCTATGGTAGTAATGCCACTGCCTCCGGTAACAACGCAACTACCTACGGTAGCAACGCCGCCGCCATCGGTAGCAATTCCACCGCCTACGGTAGCGACGCTACAGCCATTCAAGACAACACCTCCGCCTATGGCTACGATGCCATGGCCAGTGGTGTTAATGCTACAGCTGTAGGTGCCGGGGCGACGGCTTCTGGTGCAAATTCCCTAGCTTCTGGGGCTGGTAATTTTAATGCCAACACTGGTACATTTGAGCAAGCAGCAACCGCATCTGGTAATCAATCGGTAGCTACAGGATTTGGCGCCAATGCCACGAAAACAAACGCTATCGCCGTCGGTGCAGCCAGCGCTCTGGGAGAATCAGCGATCGCCATTGGACAAGGTGCACAAGCTAGTCAATTGGGCACAGTAGCCATCGGTCGCAATGCCCAAGCTACAGGTGATCCAGCCACCGCCGTTGGTGATTCCGCCGTAGCTGCAGGCATAGATTCTGCCGCCTTCGCCTACAGAGCCACAGCCAACGGTAATTACGCCACAGCCCTAGGTACTGCTACGCAAGCTAGTGGTGTCAATTCTACAGCTATTGGTGCCAATGCTACAGCTTCTGGTACTAACTCTACAGCCATTGGCGCCGGTGCGATCGCTACTGGTGCAAACCAGATAGCTTTGGGAACACCTGCTAGCTACTACACCTTACCAGGGTTAGCGCCTTCAGGACAGTTTGTTGGTAGCGATCGTCAGAGTGGCGAAAGACGCTTTGTCACAGTCGATCAATCTGGTAATTTAGGCACCGCTGCTGCTTTTTACGATCCAGCCACAGTGGAAAAAATCGAAAGAGGACTAGTTACCCTAGGTGAACAAATCCAATCTGTCGGCGCCCTCGCTGCAGCCCTATCATCTATTCCCAACACCATCGCATCTGGTAGCGGTGGCGGTTGCGGTGTGGGTGCAGGTGTTTATGGTGGTGCATTTGCTGGCGCGGTTGGTTGCGTGACTCGCCTCACCAGCACCATCACTTTTAATGCTGGTGGTTCCTTCACATCGGCGCCTGCTTCCTCCAGCTACAGCAGCTCTTCTAGCTTCATGGGACGCATCGGTTTATTCTTCCAGTTCTAA
- a CDS encoding lipid kinase: MCSRALLLVNRHARQGQKRLSEAIHYLKKLDLDLVEEPIENSQHLAETILKYKHQVDLVIIGGGDGTLNAAVDALVDTQLPLGILPLGTANDLARTLGIPNSLAEACKIIAQGQQRRIDLGLVNDKYFFNVASMGLSVKITQRLTKEIKRRWGVFAYIATALQVIWEARPFRAIIRVNGESIHVRTVQIAVGNGRYYGGGMAVVHDATIDDQRLDLYSLEIEHWWQIIFLLPAMRQGKHINSRKVRALHGQEFEVETRKPRPINTDGEITVYTPAKFQVIPQAIAVLVPSSTKL, translated from the coding sequence ATGTGTTCTCGCGCACTACTGTTAGTAAATCGCCACGCTCGCCAAGGACAAAAGCGCCTCTCAGAGGCGATTCATTATTTAAAAAAACTAGACTTAGATTTAGTCGAAGAACCCATAGAAAATTCTCAACATTTAGCAGAAACTATCCTCAAGTATAAGCATCAAGTTGACTTAGTGATTATTGGCGGCGGCGATGGTACTTTAAATGCAGCAGTAGACGCCTTAGTAGATACCCAATTACCTTTAGGAATATTACCTTTAGGTACCGCCAACGATTTAGCCAGAACCCTAGGAATCCCCAACTCTCTAGCAGAAGCCTGTAAAATTATTGCCCAGGGACAACAACGACGCATCGATTTAGGATTAGTTAACGATAAATATTTTTTCAACGTTGCTAGTATGGGGCTGAGTGTGAAAATCACCCAGCGACTCACCAAAGAAATTAAGCGCCGTTGGGGAGTATTTGCTTACATTGCTACCGCATTGCAAGTCATCTGGGAAGCGCGACCCTTTAGAGCCATAATTCGAGTTAATGGCGAATCGATTCACGTTAGAACCGTACAAATTGCAGTAGGTAATGGTCGTTATTACGGCGGTGGTATGGCAGTAGTTCATGATGCCACAATCGATGACCAGCGGCTAGACCTCTACAGTTTAGAAATTGAGCATTGGTGGCAGATAATATTCTTATTACCAGCCATGCGGCAAGGAAAACACATAAACTCACGGAAAGTCCGCGCCTTACACGGTCAAGAATTTGAAGTAGAAACCCGTAAACCTCGCCCCATTAATACCGATGGTGAAATCACCGTCTACACCCCAGCCAAGTTCCAAGTTATTCCTCAAGCCATAGCTGTTTTAGTCCCATCATCTACCAAGTTATGA
- a CDS encoding exopolysaccharide biosynthesis protein: MQLRFSQDIKSLLQRLAEQPLTLKDILEQTSERGFSLVIVLLILPFLFPMPPGFTGPFGGACLLLSLQMVLGKRSPWLPNKIANYQFPSKFAHILLQNLRRVTRILEKIARPRLRKIAENPFSWRLNGLCISWLTILLILPIPLTNPIPTIGILLLAIATIEADGLLMCISYIITILITILFGFIGYGLWLAPGLLPSILK, translated from the coding sequence ATGCAGCTCAGATTTTCTCAAGATATTAAGTCATTATTGCAACGCCTAGCAGAACAACCATTAACTCTCAAAGACATCTTAGAGCAAACCTCCGAAAGGGGCTTTAGCTTAGTCATAGTGTTATTAATTTTGCCATTTTTGTTTCCCATGCCACCGGGATTTACCGGGCCCTTTGGTGGCGCTTGCCTGCTATTATCATTGCAGATGGTATTGGGTAAACGATCGCCCTGGCTACCAAATAAAATTGCTAATTATCAATTTCCTAGTAAATTCGCCCATATCCTGTTACAAAACCTGCGAAGAGTCACGAGGATTTTAGAAAAAATTGCCCGACCCCGCCTAAGAAAAATAGCCGAAAACCCTTTTTCTTGGCGATTGAACGGGCTTTGTATCTCTTGGTTAACAATATTATTAATTTTGCCAATTCCCTTAACTAATCCTATTCCCACAATCGGTATTTTATTATTAGCCATAGCTACCATCGAAGCCGACGGTTTATTAATGTGTATTAGTTACATTATCACCATATTAATTACCATATTATTCGGCTTTATCGGTTATGGATTGTGGTTAGCCCCTGGGTTGCTACCATCCATACTTAAGTAA
- a CDS encoding beta strand repeat-containing protein — MKMHPIYWYAIKQPITGPCRKLLVLLFTGLLLPIGLISVLIPSAQAQKIRIVPNPSGAGQFDTTNITQGFNAVAIGAAASAEGSNSIAIGTGDGLNPMASAPNAIAIGRLASSSNTSATAIGNNSNASGVSSTALGETARAQGANSVAVGKNANTATAATDAIATGTNATANASGAVATGATATVSSGATGATAIGQGANVGTGAASATAIGQGAKVEDNATNAIATGAGATVSNGAANSTAIGQNATVAANTTNAIATGTGAAVNTGAASSTAIGQNAKVGSNATNAIAAGTNASVGNNATGSTAIGQDATVGANATNAIATGTGANANASGAIATGNNAQAQGIGSIATGNNAIVNAGATNSTAIGQSATVAANANNAIAAGTGANAGSNFAVAVGTSAQATGNAAIATGAGAEATKDRSLATGVLASATGDFSSAYGVDSEASGTSSSAYGDTATASGVNATAVGRGSTASQQNATATGNAAQATGTSASAYGDTANASGVNATAVGKGATASGASALATGDSANASATNAIATGTNAQAQGIGSIATGNNAKVNAGATNSVAIGQSATIAANANNALAAGTAANANANNAVAIGNTATASGIASTALGEGAQAQGNNSIAIGSNLATDPTIKTTASGNGAIAIGTAAQAAGNSASAYGDAANASGLNATAVGKGTVANQQNATATGNTAQATGASASAYGDAANASGLNATAVGKGTVANQQNATATGNAAQAAGTSASAYGDAANASGLNATAVGKGAMASAESATATGDAANASGLNATAVGKGTVANQQNATATGNTAQATGASASAYGDAANASGLNATAVGKGTVANQQNATATGNTAQATGASASAYGDSANASGLNATAVGRGAMASAESATATGDSANASAMNATAVGKGTVANQQNATATGNTAQATGGSASAYGDAANASGLNATAVGKGTVANQQNATATGNTAQATGASASAYGDAANASGVNATAVGRGAMASAGSATATGDSANASAMNATAVGKGTVANQQNATATGNTAQATGGSASAYGDAANASGVNATAVGRGATASAGSATATGDAANASGVNATAVGKGTVANQQNATATGNTAQATGASASAYGDAANASGLNATAVGKGTVANQQNATATGNTAQATGASASAYGDAG, encoded by the coding sequence ATGAAGATGCATCCAATTTATTGGTACGCTATCAAACAACCAATTACAGGGCCTTGTCGGAAATTATTAGTTTTATTATTCACTGGACTGTTATTACCAATAGGCTTGATATCAGTCCTCATTCCCAGTGCCCAAGCTCAAAAAATTAGAATTGTACCTAATCCTAGTGGCGCAGGTCAATTTGATACCACAAACATCACTCAAGGTTTCAATGCGGTAGCAATTGGTGCCGCAGCCAGCGCTGAAGGCAGCAATTCTATAGCCATAGGTACTGGCGACGGTCTAAATCCCATGGCCAGCGCTCCAAATGCGATCGCTATCGGTCGTCTAGCATCTTCATCTAATACCAGTGCTACAGCAATAGGCAATAACTCTAACGCCTCTGGTGTATCATCTACCGCTTTAGGAGAGACAGCCAGAGCTCAAGGCGCTAACTCAGTAGCAGTAGGTAAAAACGCTAACACAGCTACAGCCGCCACAGATGCGATCGCCACAGGTACTAATGCCACAGCCAACGCCAGCGGTGCAGTTGCCACAGGTGCCACTGCTACCGTCAGTAGCGGGGCGACAGGAGCCACCGCCATCGGTCAAGGTGCCAACGTTGGCACTGGTGCGGCTAGTGCTACTGCCATCGGTCAAGGAGCAAAAGTTGAAGACAATGCTACCAATGCCATTGCTACCGGTGCTGGTGCCACCGTTAGTAATGGAGCGGCAAATTCCACCGCCATTGGTCAAAACGCCACAGTAGCAGCTAATACAACCAATGCGATCGCCACAGGTACTGGTGCCGCCGTGAATACTGGTGCGGCGAGTTCCACCGCCATCGGTCAAAACGCCAAAGTAGGAAGCAATGCTACCAACGCCATCGCCGCAGGTACTAATGCTAGCGTCGGTAACAACGCCACGGGTTCCACCGCCATCGGTCAAGACGCCACAGTGGGAGCCAACGCTACTAACGCCATCGCCACAGGTACTGGTGCTAACGCCAATGCTAGCGGTGCGATCGCCACAGGTAATAACGCTCAGGCACAAGGAATCGGTTCCATAGCCACAGGTAATAACGCCATTGTCAATGCTGGTGCGACGAACTCCACAGCCATTGGTCAGAGTGCCACAGTAGCAGCCAATGCCAACAATGCGATCGCTGCAGGTACTGGTGCTAATGCAGGTAGCAACTTTGCCGTTGCTGTAGGTACTTCTGCCCAAGCCACAGGTAACGCCGCGATCGCTACAGGTGCTGGTGCCGAAGCAACCAAAGATAGGTCACTGGCAACAGGAGTTCTCGCCTCAGCCACAGGTGATTTTTCCTCTGCTTATGGTGTGGATAGTGAAGCCTCGGGAACCTCCTCATCAGCTTATGGTGACACTGCTACTGCCAGTGGTGTCAATGCTACTGCCGTTGGTAGAGGTAGCACAGCTAGTCAGCAAAATGCCACCGCCACAGGTAACGCCGCCCAAGCTACGGGTACTTCAGCATCAGCTTATGGTGACACTGCTAATGCTAGTGGGGTAAATGCTACCGCCGTGGGTAAAGGTGCCACAGCATCTGGTGCGAGTGCTCTAGCCACAGGCGATAGTGCTAACGCTAGTGCTACAAATGCGATCGCCACAGGTACTAATGCTCAAGCACAAGGAATCGGTTCTATCGCCACTGGTAACAATGCCAAAGTTAATGCTGGCGCCACCAACTCCGTCGCCATCGGTCAGAGTGCTACCATCGCGGCTAATGCCAACAATGCACTCGCTGCAGGTACTGCTGCTAACGCCAATGCTAACAACGCCGTCGCCATTGGTAACACTGCCACTGCATCAGGTATAGCCTCAACAGCATTGGGAGAAGGAGCGCAAGCCCAAGGTAATAACTCCATTGCCATCGGCTCTAACCTAGCCACCGATCCCACCATCAAAACGACTGCTAGTGGTAATGGTGCGATCGCTATCGGTACTGCGGCCCAAGCTGCAGGTAATTCTGCATCAGCTTATGGTGATGCAGCTAATGCCAGTGGGTTAAATGCCACAGCAGTGGGTAAAGGGACTGTAGCCAATCAGCAAAACGCCACCGCCACAGGTAACACCGCCCAAGCTACAGGTGCTTCGGCATCAGCTTATGGTGACGCCGCTAATGCCAGTGGGTTAAATGCCACAGCAGTGGGTAAAGGGACTGTAGCCAATCAGCAAAATGCCACCGCCACAGGTAACGCTGCCCAAGCTGCAGGTACTTCGGCATCTGCTTACGGTGACGCGGCTAATGCGAGTGGGTTGAATGCTACCGCTGTTGGTAAAGGTGCTATGGCGTCTGCAGAAAGTGCCACCGCCACAGGTGACGCCGCCAATGCTAGTGGCTTGAATGCCACAGCAGTGGGTAAAGGCACTGTAGCCAATCAACAAAATGCCACCGCCACAGGTAACACCGCCCAAGCCACAGGCGCTTCGGCATCTGCTTATGGTGATGCAGCTAATGCCAGTGGGTTAAATGCCACAGCAGTGGGTAAAGGCACTGTAGCCAATCAGCAAAATGCCACCGCCACAGGTAACACCGCCCAAGCTACAGGCGCTTCGGCATCTGCTTACGGTGACTCGGCTAATGCCAGTGGGTTAAATGCCACCGCTGTTGGTAGAGGTGCTATGGCGTCTGCAGAAAGTGCCACCGCCACAGGTGACTCGGCTAATGCTAGCGCCATGAATGCCACAGCAGTGGGTAAAGGAACTGTAGCCAATCAGCAAAACGCCACCGCCACAGGTAACACCGCCCAAGCCACAGGTGGTTCTGCATCTGCTTATGGTGATGCAGCTAATGCCAGTGGGTTAAATGCCACAGCAGTGGGTAAAGGCACTGTAGCCAATCAACAAAATGCCACCGCCACAGGTAACACCGCCCAAGCCACAGGCGCTTCGGCATCTGCTTACGGTGACGCCGCTAATGCGAGTGGAGTCAATGCTACAGCAGTGGGTAGAGGTGCTATGGCGTCTGCAGGAAGTGCGACTGCCACAGGTGACTCGGCTAATGCTAGCGCCATGAATGCCACAGCAGTGGGTAAAGGGACTGTAGCCAATCAGCAAAACGCCACCGCCACAGGTAACACCGCCCAAGCCACAGGTGGTTCTGCATCTGCTTACGGTGACGCCGCTAATGCGAGTGGAGTCAATGCTACAGCAGTGGGTAGAGGTGCTACGGCGTCTGCAGGAAGTGCGACTGCCACAGGTGATGCAGCTAATGCGAGTGGAGTCAATGCTACAGCAGTGGGTAAAGGAACTGTAGCCAATCAGCAAAACGCCACCGCCACAGGTAACACCGCCCAAGCTACAGGTGCTTCTGCATCTGCTTATGGTGATGCAGCTAATGCCAGTGGGTTAAATGCCACAGCAGTGGGTAAAGGAACTGTAGCCAATCAACAAAATGCCACCGCCACAGGTAACACCGCCCAAGCCACAGGCGCTTCGGCATCTGCTTACGGTGACGCCGGCTAA
- a CDS encoding tetratricopeptide repeat protein, with translation MSRRVIAHLYPLGYLLGIGIFWTTLSTNIQAQETPSNQPPVVNSSLSAEENFQRGNLTRAIQQWSRDIKSGTNAIEALFNRSQAYILLKQYDFAVQDLNQLVQIQGKNTPARVFMVRGIALSELNQLPAAIESFNQAEKLQPSPLIYSNRALVYQRAGQLPQALEDLSKSVQVAPTFINRLNLANVRIQLGQFQQVVAEMNQLIATEKSFFPSYITRGIAYYNLGQYEAAIRDFVFSLKIFPDQPEAYYYAGLSFAKLNHKEDASRNLIRSAEIYLQRNQSQSYRQVLEKINELNLQ, from the coding sequence TTGAGTCGTCGTGTCATTGCTCATTTGTATCCACTAGGTTATTTACTAGGAATAGGAATATTTTGGACAACTTTATCCACAAATATTCAAGCTCAAGAAACACCCAGTAATCAACCACCAGTTGTCAATTCTTCTTTAAGTGCAGAAGAAAACTTTCAACGTGGTAATCTCACTCGCGCCATTCAACAATGGAGCCGTGATATTAAAAGTGGTACTAATGCCATTGAAGCTTTGTTTAATCGCTCCCAAGCTTATATTTTACTCAAGCAATACGACTTTGCTGTCCAAGATTTAAATCAACTAGTTCAAATCCAAGGAAAAAATACCCCCGCCCGTGTGTTTATGGTGCGGGGAATTGCCCTCAGTGAACTCAACCAATTACCAGCAGCAATTGAAAGTTTTAACCAAGCAGAAAAGCTCCAACCTTCTCCTCTGATTTATAGTAATCGTGCGCTGGTATATCAACGGGCTGGACAATTACCCCAAGCTCTAGAAGATTTAAGTAAATCAGTTCAAGTCGCACCAACCTTTATTAATCGCTTAAATCTCGCAAATGTAAGGATTCAACTTGGTCAATTTCAGCAAGTAGTTGCAGAAATGAATCAATTAATAGCTACAGAAAAATCATTTTTTCCATCTTATATCACTCGCGGTATAGCCTATTACAACCTAGGGCAATATGAAGCAGCAATTCGTGATTTCGTCTTCAGTCTCAAAATTTTTCCCGACCAACCAGAAGCCTATTATTATGCAGGTTTATCGTTTGCTAAATTGAACCACAAAGAAGATGCATCACGCAACCTCATTCGTTCAGCCGAAATATATCTGCAACGCAACCAATCTCAGAGCTACCGCCAAGTTCTAGAAAAAATCAACGAACTCAACCTGCAATAG
- a CDS encoding DUF2459 domain-containing protein → MKFTKNLVYYRYLCCLTRYFLILVLSSLALLAVGALMPRKWSSYLKNNCDLEVCVADRGIHSDIIVATKTPIFDWHKYISVQAIGTDAANDYKYLSFGWGDRDFYMLTPSLAEMKFSTTFKALFLPTPSVMHVQGYQLRPDYFHIKCIRVNQADYLKLMQFIQASFQLDTKGDKIRLGNGHSTNAGFYQAMGSYSLLRNCNSWTAEGLRTADINTPVWDGLSLGIMLHLKSNCGE, encoded by the coding sequence ATGAAATTTACCAAGAATTTAGTTTACTACCGTTACTTGTGTTGTCTTACTCGTTATTTTTTGATTCTAGTTTTATCTAGTTTAGCTTTATTAGCTGTTGGTGCGTTAATGCCGAGGAAGTGGAGCAGTTATTTAAAAAATAACTGTGATTTGGAGGTTTGCGTTGCTGACAGAGGAATTCATTCTGATATTATTGTTGCTACTAAAACACCTATTTTTGATTGGCATAAATATATCTCTGTACAAGCTATTGGCACTGATGCGGCTAATGATTACAAATATTTGAGTTTCGGTTGGGGCGACCGAGATTTTTATATGTTAACTCCTTCGCTGGCAGAGATGAAATTTTCTACAACTTTCAAGGCATTATTTTTACCTACTCCTTCCGTAATGCATGTTCAAGGTTATCAATTAAGACCAGATTATTTTCATATTAAATGTATCAGAGTTAATCAGGCTGATTATTTAAAATTAATGCAATTTATCCAAGCGTCCTTTCAATTAGACACCAAAGGTGATAAAATCCGCTTGGGCAATGGTCATTCTACCAATGCTGGGTTTTATCAAGCAATGGGCAGTTATTCGCTGTTGAGAAATTGTAATTCCTGGACAGCAGAAGGTTTGCGGACAGCAGATATCAATACTCCTGTTTGGGATGGTTTATCTTTGGGTATTATGTTGCATTTGAAGAGTAATTGCGGGGAATGA